Below is a window of Camelina sativa cultivar DH55 chromosome 11, Cs, whole genome shotgun sequence DNA.
aaacagaaaagaaaaagaaaaaaaaaacaaaatctgaccACAATAATGGCGAGCAACGAAGAATTCTCTGAAGATTTAAACTCTAATGGAATAGACTCATTTGATGCTGTCAAACAACGTTTCAAGGATCGATCAAAGGTTCGTGAGGAATCCGATTTTCACCatttcattccttttttttgtttccgatttttggattttgacttctgcgccaattttttttttgttaatgacaGAAAGTTGTGCAGACAAGAGAGTTGCTGTCTAAACAAGCGGTGCAAACGCGTGAGATCTTATCGAAACAAGCCGTTAAGATCGCTAAACAAGCCGAAGAACATGAGAGATTCATTAATAAGgttatctcttttctttattcattttgtttcatgtttgtNNNNNNNNNNNNNNNNNNNNNNNNNNNNNNNNNNNNNNNNNNNNNNNNNNNNNNNNNNNNNNNNNNNNNNNNNNNNNNNNNNNNNNNNNNNNNNNNNNNNNNNNNNNNNNNNNNNNNNNNNNNNNNNNNNNNNNNNNNNNNNNNNNNNNNNNNNNNNNNNNNNNNNNNNNNNNNNNNNNNNNNNNNNNNNNNNNNNNNNNNNNNNNNNNNNNNNNNNNNNNNNNNNNNNNNNNNNNNNNNNNNNNNNNNNNNNNNNNNNNNNNNNNNNNNNNNNNNNNNNNNNNNNNNNNNNNtttctttattcattttttttcatgttttttttttttttttttttttttgtctagttCTTTCGTTTttgaaacaatgtttttttttgttctgtaaaTGTTTAAAAAGGTGACACATCTCGTTGGTGTGCTTGGATTTGGTGGTTTTTGTTTCCTACTTGGTGCAAGTAAGAAATGTGATTTTGATGTTTATTCTCCTTTTGTTGTTGTCAGAATTAACAGATTGATGATGTTTTTGGTTCTCAGGGCCTCAGGATATACCTCTAGTTTATTGCTTATTCTATGTGATCTTTGTTCCTCTGAGATGGATTTATTACAGGTTTAAGAAATGGCATTATTATCTTCTGGTAATGTCTCTTACACACACCCTTGTTAGGTTTTGGGATAAagaaattgtattttgattgaacagttgttgttgttgtatgtgaTAGGACTTTTGCTACTATGCCAACACAATCTTCttggttgatcttcttctctatccTAAGAATGAAAAGCTTTTCATGGTTTGCTTTTCCTTTGCAGAGGTATGCTTTATCCATTACATGTATGAGATTGTTCTGTGTCATTGTGTATGTGCTGATTTATCAATTGGTTGTGTCTTGTGCTCAGGGACCGTTGGCGTGGGCAATTATTGTCTGGCGTTGCAGTCTTGTTTTTAGTTCCCCCGATAAGATTGTTAGTGTTCTTATACATCTCTTGCCTGGTGAGTTATACAATCTTCTTATAACTTTCAGTGTTGACTAAGAAATGTTAGAGATTCATAGTGCTAAAGTTGATGGCTTTGATTCAAAATATGCTTTTTTATTCCCCTCTCAATCTTGTTTAGGATTTTGTATCCTGTACACGTAATCACATGGTTCTCTGTTGCGTACCTTGGATAAGATTTGTTTAAGCAGTAAAAGCCATGAATAATGCAGACGGTTTATTGAAGCTTAAGCTCTCTCTCCTTGATTAGTTAGTCTTACAATGGCTTTGGTTTCAGGGCTCGTGTTCTTCACGATTAGGTGGTGGAATCCAGCGACATTTGCAGCGATGCACCCTGTAGGCACTGATCGTAGGGTTTCATGGCCTTATGTGGAAGACAAAGCTTACCTTTTTACATGGCTGTTTCTCATCCCCTTGGTCGTTTATACTCTTTGGCAAGTGCTCTATTTTCTAATCGTCAATGTCCTGCGTAGGCAGAGGCTCCTGAGAGATCCTGAAGTTATGACTTCTTACAGGTATCATCCCTGCTGCATCTATCTCTTGCACTTGGACCCCTCAGATTGGCAGTATGTTAATTTTGAATGCATGATCAGTTACTGAAGAAATGTTATAGGTCCAAACGTCTAGTTAATATTATCTTGGTCTGAGATTATCTTGAATTGGTGATTGTTTATGTGTTTAAAATTGGTAGTTATGTGTCAAgccattttaaaattgatatttcatTAACTAAGGCTACAACACAATAATGCGTCTTACCATAGACTAAACCTGTCTGATGAAATCTTCTGGTCTGTGCAGAGAGCTGTCGAAGAAAGCTGAAAAGGCAAACAATAAGTTGTGGCAGCTGAGCGGTATGCTAGGGGATCAGAACCGTATATGGATGTACATCCTATTCCAGGCCATCTTCACGGTGGCAACCATGGCATTGACCGTACCGATCTTCCTATCTTATAGACTGCACGTGATCTTTCAGATCCTAAAGATTTCGGCGGCAGTGTGGAACGGAGGGAGCTTTTTACTAGAGGTGATGCCTCGGCAAGTGATccagaaagagaagaagaaaaaagcagagATGAAGCCGATAGAGGAGCAGCTACCGCATCATGAACCTGAGTCACATCCGAGTCAGAATGAGCCAATATCTACTGAAACATGATGGTGTTATAACAGAAAAGTACatgtaaaataataaagttTTCAAAAGGCATGCCAGAGTCATgattggtctttttttttttgttcctcatgttttttgttctataaaggtttgtttctcttgtttggTATACATCATTTTAAAAGCTTAATGTGAATGAACTTGTAGCTTCCTTTTCTGATACCACCAAGCCTAATAACTACAGAGAACGATAAGGAAAGAAATAACATAACATGCGGGATATATGATTTGCACAATAATATCCCAATAACAGTCGaccgaaaaaagaaaacaaaaaagacagcTCTtactaaaaattcaaattctccTCAACCCCAAATTAGGGTTTCNaaataaaaaaaaaaaaaaaaaaaagaaatggaaggCAGCAAAAGCGAGGCAGTGTTCGAGTCCATGGATCTGAATCCTCAGCTTTTCATCAACGATGCTATCAACACCGTCGAAGACTACGTCGACGTAGCCTTTGAATTCTATGGCCAGTGAGTTCCTTCATCactctctgtttatttttttctcaaaaaagtGGTTTCACTAAAGcccaagctttttttttgtttctaaccaaagggtttttgggttttgattgtATGCTTACATTGTGCAGAGAAGCatccaaaattctcaaaatcgATGGATCTGATCCAACAAAGTCCCAAGATTTATCAAACGTGAGTGTTATGATGGGTGGTGATTTCATCTGATTCTCTTGTTCTGCTAAAGCTTTTCTTACTCtagtcacatttttttgttgttgttagagTATAGAACGTGTTCGTGGTTTGATTCAATCGGTTATGGACAAGCGTATGAAGATGTGGGAAGTCTATTGTGTTAAATACTGTTTCGCAGTTCCTGATGGATTTGTTCTGCCAAAGACTGTGAGTCTTATATATCTCCTTCATTGTCTCTCTCGCTAGTATAGTGTGATTTGCTGAATCGTTTTTGTTCTTCAGAAGGAGGATTCGTCGTCTGTTTACTCTGACCAGGAAATGAAAGGTGGGTTATATGACCAGGATTTGGATGCACAGTTGAATTCTTTAAGGGATAAGCTTAATTTGGTGAGACACAAAAAACTGATGCTTTTGTTCATTCTTCTCttacattttcgtttcttttaagtgagatattttttttgtgatttaggTAGGAAAGAGGTCTGCTGAACTCGACTCTGAGCTCCAGGCTTTAGAAAGAGCTTCGGTTTCGAGGGAACAGTCTGTGAGGCTCGTTAATGAGGCTTTGGAGGTTTATGATGAGTCTTCTGTTGGTGAAATGTTCCAAGGTAATCCCAGACGTAAACTTTATTTAGTCGATGATATATTGAGATCTCTCGATTCACTTCAACGGAATAAGTTggttatgttttatattttagttctTTCTTGATGACCCTGAAAACTCTTCTCCACTTAGCCTGTCAGTTTTGAACATGACCAAATCGACATTTTCTCCGCGGCTAGCTAGTATTTTGAGTTATCTCCTGGACTTTCTTGTTTAGTCATTGGTATATTGAGATCTCTTGATTCACTTCAGTGAAATTAGCTggttatgttatatatattagctCTTGATGAACTTGAAAACTGTTCTCCACTTACGCTGTTTAATCATGGACACGACCGCATCgacattttttttggcttctagCCAGTATTCTGAGTAATGTCCTGGTCACTTCGAATGTAGATATGAAATCACCTTAGTCCTTACCATCTTCTGGAGATATATTTCTAAACGGTTTTGATGAGATTTACCTGATCTTGTTTAggattatattatttgttacaTACTATCAGGTAGTGgtagttcatttttttcttttttattttctctcagGAAtacctttgtttgcttgattgtTCATAGTATGATTAGAGATTACTTGCATCTCAAATATTGGTGTTTGCAGAGATGGCAAAAGTTGCATCAGAACTTCGTGCAAGGGTCGATACGCTGAAAACAAGAAGAATGAAAGCCAGTGAAAGCGCTAAAGTAGAGAGGCTGAATAACCATGGCAAAGAGTTTTCGGCAATGACTTCTGGTAACAAGATTTAACATTGTTGTGATATTACATAGTTAGAATACTAATAATGTTGCATGCTTATGATCTTCCTTCATGTTATGTGGTTCTCAGATGGAAAGCTTGAAGACCTCGAAAAGTTTCAGGCCGAGTTAAGGAAGATGTAAACCTCTGCAGGAAAACAATTGTGATTTGTCAAGGATAATGTCTCTTAACTGACTTGACACATCTGCTCTTTAAAGACTACGTCGTTTCAGGCTTACCAAACGGGTCACTTGTCCTGGCTTTAaatgttttcattaaaaaagTTCATCCTTATGAGTGAGAACTCAAGAATTAGAGCAACTAACCAGattaccagaaaaaaaaattcggtATAACATTTTGTGtataaaatgtatttaattgCAACGTTCCCTTCTAagatatacacatttttttttttcaccatttctttttctattttcttgtttaacaTTTTCATCCCTGCCTCATTTTATCTATTACGAAAAGTTGCTCAAATTTGCAATTCCATTTGAAAAAGTTGTTCAAATCACTGCATATttggtattttgtttttacaatagAATCTTCAATATTGCAACTGGTCtgctgatttttaaaaaaagttgtaatGAACTTAACCCCAAAACAAACTAGAATAATCACTTTCACTCTCAATCACACAATGGTTTGTCCAGAGCTTAACAGTTTTTaactcaaatatttaaaaagaagaaatttaataaagaagaaaaattgtctatatataatatagattttaaacAAACGATTACGAAAACACACATATATCCTTGATGTAATTCAAACTCCAGAACTTATATTAGAATAACATGAGAAAACTAGTactgtcccaaaaaaaaaaagagaaccatCCCCATTAGGTGCTAAACCAGAACGCAAAAAGGCTTTCTAAGCAACTGGCATTGCTGGATAATCTATGCTTGTTAATGGAGCTTCTGGCATAAGCGCAGCCTGAGTGACAACCTGAGCAGGCGCGACGTTAACATCTTCATCCTTTGGTGTATGGATGATAACAACATCAGGCAATGGTGTCATCGGTCCATTTTTGCCCTTGGGGTCCCAGTCAAGCATGATCTTCACCTTGAGGCCTAACACACCCTGCACATATTAACCAGACAAGGGTTACACAAGAGATCTCTAGATATAAAGTAGTTCAAGCAACGGATTTCCAAGTTATATGTTTCTCAGTACTACAAAAGTTCAGACACTCAGAAGAACTGACCTGTCTAAGAAGAACATGTCTCACTGCAGCATCAATGTATTCTTTGGTTGGTTGACCTGAGGAAACCATGTAACCATCCTTGAACTTCATCGACTTAGCACGTGCAGCACGGAGTTTTCCACTCACAATGACCTGCAAGCATTTAGGTAAAACGATAAGAACACTGTATACGTATAGTGGACGAAAAAGACAACAATAGGGGGTTTTTACTCACTTCGCATCCTTTGGCTCCACTCTCCATAACAAACCTCAAAACACCATAGCAAGCCCTATGCAACAAAAGATGACAGCAGTATTAACATTGTCAGCTGAGGAGAAGAACACATCAAAACCAGATTTCGGagaattttatcaaatttaagTGGAGCCTGACAGGTTCAAGGATTTGAGTACCTAAGCAACTAATTCAAACCCAAAACCTATTGCGATAATCACAGGTAGTAAATAAGAATAACTCACTATACTAGTTCTACAGGACGTAACCAACACATAGTCCAATAGTGATGCTCGATCAGCAGCAAAACATGTTTACCAATACACAATATTCGATACACAGTTTGTAATCttccataaatagaaaatgACATAGGAGCCTACTAACACAATTTGTCATGCTTGAAGTTAAGCCACATCTAGAAAAAGACATTAAACTAATTCAAGACACTtcaatatataaacacatgtttAACCAGCAATCGAACCAATTAGGCATAACCAACAGCAAGCTAACAAGTCAACACCTCAACGGTAGCTACAGAAGGACGCAGCAATAGAAACGTGTCATACCTACGGACAGCAAGACCACCAAGAAGCTTGTAACGTAGAGACTCAGCCTGGGCAATAGCACAGAGACCTCTGTTGTTGACCTTCTCAGCATAAAGCTCAACACTGTCCTGAGGGAATTTGAATCTCTTTTGTACAAGAGATGTCAACTCCCTGATCCTCCTTCCCTTCTCACCTGAAAGGAAACAGAGTATCATCATATCAATATAAACCAGAGAGATAGAAAAATCCGAAACTGAGCAAAGATTAACGAAAATGAACCAACATACCAAGGACGTTTTGAGTACGAGTGGCTCTAATGATGATTTCAGTACGCATAGGAGTGACACGGACCTCAACACCAGAGTAACCATCCTCAGCAAGCTCTCTGGTCAAAACCTCATTGAGCTCAGCGTAAAACACACCATCGGCTAcgaactacaaaaaaaactcaaaacacttAATCCGTGTGAAGCTCAAAACACGATACATTGgtatagagaaagagagggaaTGGATAAAGATTATACCTTTCTCTTCTTGCTGATCTGGGTCGCCATGTTTGTCTCAGAGCTTCGGGTGGCTACAGacttaaaaccctaattttggaGATGGTGAAAGGAGTGAAATGATAAAATAGTGTGGATATATAAAGTCAAGAGTAAGGCCCAGCCTTTATAGGCCCATTTCTTGGCCTTCCTTGGCCCATTATACGGAATAAAATTCTAATAATGTAAATTACAAGAGGGAATAAAATAAATCTGATgtaagaaaaatgaataaaatgtaatttcgaataaatattttctggaaaaaattattcaaatcgCCATTTTGCAATTTTAACTTTAATCTCTAACAAATGCTTGTCAATTTCctgaaattcaaaaaataatatgcaatatataactctttttttaataaataatatatcaaaatctAAGTTTTCGATGAATAATTtgagtatattttaaaattttatatatttatgtgatagaaaaactttttataaaatacctatgaaaattatttttcattttgtatgGTTAATATGCATTTGTCAAATATGATAAGTAAGAATTTGAGGCTTCTCCTTTTATCCACATTAGCAAACTCCAAATGCATCTTAGAGCATttccaacccacctctatatttgttttttaactctattttagagtaaaatctactccaacccatctctatttctacctctataatagagatttctattttttcctctatatatagaggaattctattttttcctctataatagagttgaacttttttatttataaaatggtccttgaacttttaacacttttatatttatgatcaaaataaataaaatatatattttaatagtttaataataatttaatgaagtGGAGGTTTTGTATTGAACAACACAAtacttaaaaatttaataaatgtgatatttaaataatatttatgaatgttaaaaatttaaataatatcataattttatgaaagtttcataaaataaataggttagtttgcaacttttataagtaaattgtattaataataaaataaaaaaggaatctctacggaatattctttttagaggaaaaaatagaagtatctattggagcaaaagtcacctttattatagagttcctctattttagaagtaaaaatagggaaaaccattggagatggtcttagatTGCAGCGTTACTTGGTTGCCATCGAGTATATCAGAACTCGTTTCTCCGGTTCACAACAACAACCTACTGACCGCACCGTCGTCGGTGTATTGCAGGTTtgtaatttctttaatttttccaTCTCCACAGTGAGAGAGACAATTTAATTCGAGAAGTTGGTAGATTGGTTTCGTAGCTAATTATGGTGCCATAGAGCAGAGCTTAGGTTCAGTTTCTATTAGCTAACAAGTTTTCTTGGGGGATTCAAGTTGTGTTAATTGGTACATACATTTCAGGAGGCTTTTCATAAGTTCATTGGTCAGCCAGTTAACATCTTCTGCTCAAGTCGAACGGGGAAGACCAATGTAGCCGACGCCGCGATCTATGCCACTTGCTGTCATCTCTGAGCACAAATCCAGAGCTTTCTCCATATTGTATTCTTTACAAACCCCATGAATCAATGAATTGTAAGTCACATAGGTTGGGAAAATTCTCTCATTCTTCATCCTCTAAAAagtaatttacaatttttacatTCTTCATAAGTTGGTAATCAACCTAGATTGActcaaaccttttctttctaacCAATCCATCCAAAATCGCAAGACCAACTTTCGAATCGGGTGAACAACTCATCTCTCGACTCACCCAAAGAGCTTGTTCAAACAAACCCATCTCTAGAAGCTCCATGATCAGTAGACTAAACACCCCAAGACTAAATATTTCACTCTGAATATCCTCGAGAGCATTGAAAACTCTATAAGAAATATCAGTCGGCTCACTATGGTGCCTGAGATTTTCTATGAGGCTTTTTATCAAACACCTGGCGAGCATATAATTCTGAGCTTCGGTTAAAAGTGAATTACTTCTGAAATATTTCAAAGATCATTTTTCTatagagaggaggaggaagaagagaggaagaagagataaaagaaataaataaccGAAATTAATTCCCAGCTTAATATGGTTAAAGGAAAccgagaatttttttttgttaaaatttaataatcaattAGATAACCagggtaaaattggaattttgattttgttgaaaaatcgtgggtatgaaaataacaacactagttgttttgggttttaaatgacatatttttattatttgatgtatttttatttcaatccaaaacaattgggtattaaacttccaaataaaaataacttcgggtttttttggcatttttcccaaataaaaaaataacaacaaaagtgaaattaagtattaatttatggacTATAAATACATGACATCAAATTATGTTCATAGTTAATATTGGCTACCGCAGAAGCTGTCacatctcataccaaacaatTTAATCGCAagcttctttctccttcttttttataggggtaaatttatatagaaaatggcAACTCTCagaataaaaatttgaaaatgatatttctagcaacttttgttttaaaaatagcaTTTCTGGTAAACTTCTCATTAATTACCAAAATAAATGGATCTTAtatccaagaaacaaaaaccaaacaaataaacaaaacaaaggccCAAACAACAAATTCTTCTTTTATGCTTAATCTACATCGCTGTTGCCGGCTACCATCTCAAACCTGTCGTCTTTTCTATACTGCACTTAACGATCATTGTTACCACTAACTCTTATTCACTGCCCACTCCCTAGAATTAAATGGTCACTTCAATCTCATTGTTATCCTCTCTTCTCAGAACCTATAAAACCATGCAACCATCACCATCAAAACTTTGTAACATACAACCAAACAAACTAATCCACAAGTTTGAGTTTAACCCTTAAACTCATCGGCTCCGACAAGGCCATGATATCTTCGGTTGCACGCTCCATCAGGTAACTTATAAATTCACTTATTTATTCAGTTTCATTGCCTATGGTTTCAAGCTCCTCTCATCCTAGATTCACTTACGTTCAGTTCTACGTACGCTTTACAATTCCAAAATCCACGATGCCTTCTTCACTGGATTTTGTCCTCAACCTTATGGATGAAGTAAGCATCAAACCATCTTCTCTTTCACTAAGTTCTCTGACTTCTCTTTGATCTGTATCATtaaaatgattgttttttttttttgtttatgttattttgtttaataacaGGCACCACAATCTACATAATTTTCCTTCAGTTCCATCCTATAATCTATTgtaacaaaaatgtatttttctcgTATTGGAGCATTCCATACAATAATTATAAAGAGCGTAAGCGATCTGTTATATATAACGAAGTTTAACATGAATTTagcttcttttctttaattttttctacttttgGGTAAATCTTAAGTAAACAACATACATCTTAATTGAAATACTACAACGTTTGAAACGACCCAAcccacttttttttaatataatagtgATCTCAtgtccactagccacctaaccaaaatcaaaccaaactgcgtaaataaccaaaagataccaataatcaataacgaataaccaataattaaataatcaataatagTGATAATTCAACCaagtcataaaacataaaaccagcaacCCAACAATGTTCTACTGACTCAACTTTAgtaacctaacagaagccagacaacacatcaacgagccactagaacatcctcctcttcattgccttaattccacgatcacactttgcctttacctgcaccacaacatatttgagatgcgtgagtattttataaacactcagtgaggcaatcctcccatctactaggctatacacacaagcaattgagatatctctaacaatcaaacaacaatcaacaaacaaacaacaaactgatctccactccacaggtAAGATCTCTCAGAAAAAGCTAGAAAACTCCAAAAACCCACAAGaacagtttctctcttcttttctcccTAAAAAGTGGCTAAACCTTACCAAAGACGACAACACCTCCTTTTAAACTCGACTTCCAGGGtttcctaaccccaaaacgcaacgtttaacttatTTGCTTCCCAACCAAACTagccttgcatcgaccaatgtaacatctgcatcgatcgatgcacatcccaaaccgggattctggTTTACGGATGTTACAACTACATGATCATTCCTCGGTTAACAATGTTATCTTTAGCCTGCAactacaagaaatatgcgtATTTTTAACACATGAAAAACGTTATTATATCGTTTTAATAGCGATTTCGTAAACGCTGTCTATGCCGGTGCTATCTTAGAGGGGACACATACAATAGCATTTTTTTCATATGCTATTATTTGTCTCTATAATAGCGCTATGttattgttatattaaaattattagtaaCGTTTTTTATGTGCCATATTATAATCAATAGTAGCAAAATATTTGTACTatggttttgttgatataatatattttattatagcACAAAATTTACATTGTAATTCAGTTTAATAAAGtatgaatttattttaaaaattatattaaataaattatccAAAACATACATACCATATTTTAGACTACAACAAGTCATCAAACCAAGTCTTCTTATACAATATTTACTACATACCATCGAAAAAAGTTCATTAAAAGATGTTAAAAGCTTCAGGAACTCCAACTTGCTTCTTAAATATAACCTTCTCCTTCGCCTTCTTGAAGTCCTCCAGCTTTAGTAGACCCATTCTTACTCAAGAGTCATGACCTGTCTTCTTGTGGTCCTCACTCATGCATTTTCCTAACAAAGAGATTTAACAAGTCAAAGAttagaaaatacataaacaGATCATATCCTAAAGCTCATCACGTAATCAGCTTCAGCCTGCAACTAAACAACACAAActcatgaagaagaagtatttaATAGcctaaatatatagaaaatgataCAGCAACTTTTAGAGAGCTTGTTTTGAGTACCTTCGGTGACTTTGGTGACACTGAGTTGAGCAGAGTTGAGCCTTGAGTTCTTTAAGCCACCTACAGCCCCAATAACCTTATGAACACATCAAAAGTTAAAGAGTCTGAAGATACAAGACACTAAGGCAAATATACACTAGCATGTACCATGGAGCCTGTTGTTACACCGGCA
It encodes the following:
- the LOC104723986 gene encoding uncharacterized membrane protein C776.05-like: MISGFYGHFRSPFFIIPIKAKQKRKRKKKQNLTTIMASNEEFSEDLNSNGIDSFDAVKQRFKDRSKKVVQTRELLSKQAVQTREILSKQAVKIAKQAEEHERFINKVTHLVGVLGFGGFCFLLGARPQDIPLVYCLFYVIFVPLRWIYYRFKKWHYYLLDFCYYANTIFLVDLLLYPKNEKLFMVCFSFAEGPLAWAIIVWRCSLVFSSPDKIVSVLIHLLPGLVFFTIRWWNPATFAAMHPVGTDRRVSWPYVEDKAYLFTWLFLIPLVVYTLWQVLYFLIVNVLRRQRLLRDPEVMTSYRELSKKAEKANNKLWQLSGMLGDQNRIWMYILFQAIFTVATMALTVPIFLSYRLHVIFQILKISAAVWNGGSFLLEVMPRQVIQKEKKKKAEMKPIEEQLPHHEPESHPSQNEPISTET
- the LOC104723987 gene encoding protein MIS12 homolog → MEGSKSEAVFESMDLNPQLFINDAINTVEDYVDVAFEFYGQEASKILKIDGSDPTKSQDLSNSIERVRGLIQSVMDKRMKMWEVYCVKYCFAVPDGFVLPKTKEDSSSVYSDQEMKGGLYDQDLDAQLNSLRDKLNLVGKRSAELDSELQALERASVSREQSVRLVNEALEVYDESSVGEMFQEMAKVASELRARVDTLKTRRMKASESAKVERLNNHGKEFSAMTSDGKLEDLEKFQAELRKM
- the LOC104723988 gene encoding 40S ribosomal protein S3-3-like; this translates as MATQISKKRKFVADGVFYAELNEVLTRELAEDGYSGVEVRVTPMRTEIIIRATRTQNVLGEKGRRIRELTSLVQKRFKFPQDSVELYAEKVNNRGLCAIAQAESLRYKLLGGLAVRRACYGVLRFVMESGAKGCEVIVSGKLRAARAKSMKFKDGYMVSSGQPTKEYIDAAVRHVLLRQGVLGLKVKIMLDWDPKGKNGPMTPLPDVVIIHTPKDEDVNVAPAQVVTQAALMPEAPLTSIDYPAMPVA